From one Lolium rigidum isolate FL_2022 chromosome 4, APGP_CSIRO_Lrig_0.1, whole genome shotgun sequence genomic stretch:
- the LOC124647155 gene encoding uncharacterized protein LOC124647155: MAVDGREWMEEKVGEWWMLGEKDGYGRRRRCPRLTLLVACSRRTVCARAISSSFTTRPQPPFRAASMEWEPEQQDLGALGFAGICSETYRVLLHVTLPNSKGGSGVVLAAILSGLLLAHITVNQAVSSLIDRDDGSNLIRLVAGVVGCFLSETVCMSVLLLFSLTCTAVYLFRVATLYCTDGDSAASNSILSLLPRAPLSRLIPIFIFVVPVALLYICFSALAWLELPQLHAYDGVVVLALQLLGGAAFLAGGAYFAVVSHITCAVAVLEDAFLFGAVRKSHKLLAGKFWAAAAIFVPLDGCFVALQIFFSSLVLDDAWNHGIWFQVVAGAAMAVALWAVLVLTLVAQPVVYLVCKNHHHEVVDTVHLNHVGQYQQLAVEGDSGVEMQPVNTAQIPATLQSPAGSST; encoded by the exons ATGGCCGTGGATGGGAGGGAGTGGATGGAGGAGAAGGTTGGCGAGTGGTGGATGCTCGGGGAGAAGGATGGCTACgggcggaggcggcgctgccCCCGCCTCACTCTCTTGGTTGCCTGCAGCCGCCGCACAG TGTGCGCTCGTGCTATCTCAAGTTCCTTCACCACAAGGCCACAACCACCTTTCCGTGCTGCATCAATGGAGTGGGAACCGGAGCAGCAGGATCTTGGGGCCCTCGGGTTCGCCGGCATCTGCAGCGAGACCTACCGAGTGCTCCTCCACGTCACCCTCCCCAACTCGAAGGGCGGCTCGGGCGTCGTCCTCGCCGCCATTCTCTCCGGTCTCTTGCTCGCGCACATCACCGTCAACCAGGCCGTCTCCTCCCTTATCGACAGAGACGACGGTTCCAACCTCATTCGTCTAGTCGCCGGCGTGGTCGGCTGCTTCCTCTCCGAGACCGTTTGTATGTCCGTCCTCTTACTGTTCTCGCTCACCTGCACCGCTGTCTACCTGTTCCGCGTGGCCACCCTTTACTGCACCGAcggcgactccgccgcctccaacaGTATCCTCAGCCTTCTCCCCCGTGCGCCCCTCTCGCGGCTCATCCCCATATTCATCTTCGTGGTTCCCGTTGCCCTCTTGTACATCTGCTTCTCCGCCCTCGCATGGCTCGAGCTTCCGCAGCTTCACGCTTACGACGGGGTCGTCGTCCTGGCGCTGCAGCTGCTCGGTGGCGCCGCGTTCCTCGCCGGTGGAGCGTACTTTGCCGTGGTTTCCCACATCACTTGCGCAGTGGCGGTTCTCGAGGACGCCTTCCTCTTTGGCGCCGTGCGCAAAAGCCATAAGCTCCTCGCCGGAAAgttttgggcggcggcggccatcttCGTCCCGCTCGACGGCTGCTTCGTGGCTTTGCAGATATTCTTCAGTTCGCTGGTGCTTGACGACGCGTGGAACCACGGCATCTGGTTCCAGGTGGTGGCAGGGGCGGCCATGGCCGTGGCTCTGTGGGCGGTGCTTGTGCTGACGCTGGTGGCGCAGCCGGTGGTGTACCTAGTGTGCAAGAACCACCACCACGAGGTCGTCGACACGGTCCACCTCAACCACGTCGGACAGTACCAACAGCTCGCCGTCGAAGGTGACAGCGGCGTGGAGATGCAGCCGGTGAATACAGCCCAGATCCCTGCAACCTTGCAGTCCCCGGCCGGCAGTTCTACCTAG
- the LOC124708658 gene encoding uncharacterized protein LOC124708658, with protein MERAGFLNGGRSAIDWFGSGTSTMEHDCTRSLRGNRGSGGDRVDGGSSMERSHTRPMVGLGSGNATAPDASNGSGVARPHAGQDKERRSNGNPGDEDVVMVNDSPTTEATWKGLLNNDIYHIWNHGPKIGGGFDCRYCRLKSRGGATRFREHLAGIPGDVRECPNVPRNVRAAMRESRDVTMLRSARLRKVKKVKNVSSLYK; from the exons ATGGAACGTGCAGGCTTCCTCAACGGCGGTCGTTCAGCCATTGACTGGTTCGGTAGTGGCACCTCCACCATGGAGCACGACTGCACGCGATCGTTGCGGGGGAATCGGGGCTCAGGCGGCGACCGGGTCGACGGCGGCAGTAGCATGGAGCGCAGCCACACGCGGCCGATGGTGGGGCTGGGCTCAGGCAACGCCACTGCTCCAGACGCAAGCAATGGCTCTGGAGTTGCACGTCCGCATGCTGGGCAAG ATAAAGAAAGGAGGAGCAATGGCAACCCTGGTGATGAAGATGTTGTGATGGTGAATGATTCACCAACAACAGAGGCAACCTGGAAAG GACTTCTAAACAATGACATCTATCATATCTGGAATCATGGCCCAAAGATTGGTGGGGGCTTTGATTGCCGGTATTGCCGCCTAAAGAGTAGAGGAGGTGCAACCCGCTTTAGGGAGCACCTTGCTGGTATACCAGGTGATGTCAGGGAGTGCCCAAATGTTCCAAGGAATGTTCGTGCTGCAATGAGGGAGTCCCGGGATGTGACAATGCTGAGGTCTGCCCGGCTTAGGAAAGTCAAGAAGGTCAAGAACGTCAGCAGCCTCTACAAATAA